The Biomphalaria glabrata chromosome 17, xgBioGlab47.1, whole genome shotgun sequence genome segment CTCACTTAGTTTCTTGAAGGTCTTGATAGCATCTCCTCCCCATCCTGTTggacaagaaacaaaaagtacaaGGATTTCACATTTCACCCAGGCctttgataaaataaatgattaccACATTTCACCCAGGCCTTTAGATAACATAAATGATTTCCACATTTCACCCAGGCCCTTAGATAATGTGAAAAAAAGGATACTAACAATGCTTCATTATTATTGACAAAGGCAATgactaataaatgaaaaaaaaaaggcacacaaaaagaaatgtcttagaGCTTAGCAATCAAAATTATCCTTTAATtatcttttgaaaaaatgtaAGGTCTCAACCCACTACTGCACTAAGGAATCTATTAAACTAACCTCTAAACTGCTGCCTGTCAGCCAACTTGCGACCAGCCATTTTGTAGAGCTCATCAGGCACATTCTCAAGGTCAAGGACACGAGCCAGAAAATCAATGGCCCTTTCCAAAAATTCATTGCTCATGTGCTTGAAGCCTAGTTTATCCAAGGTGAGACCTTTACCATAATAAGCTCTGGGGCTGGTGATATGTGCACGTATTATAAGGTCATACTTTCTAATAGATTCTTCATATTTAtcctagaaatgtaaaaaataaagtctaatactattatatatatatatatatatatatatatatatatatacatattaagttattctttgttttattaaactttgCATAGTGTACCCAAGAGTTTGTCTACCCAGGTTTAGTTGAACATGTTCATTGGCCAACTATGCTATTTCAAACTCATGTCTGATTTAGCTTTTATGATACAACTTTCTAAAGCACTTAAATCTCTGTTTTCTGATGTTAGTTGAAGTGATGTGcaagtatatatacatatatatatataaatatatatatatatatatatatatatatatagtctacaaaataaaattaattataattatattaaatgtgaaaatgtttttagttcAAAAGTTCTGCTACTACAAGTCAAGATTACACAAAACTAATCCTAGCAGTAGTAACAAGTGATgggatagaaaaaaaagaatatgaaaaTAAATCAGCAAAGAATCTTAAAAACACTCTTCTAATGATGCAAGATCAAAGACAAAATTACTTTTCAGAACCACAAATTACCTCATTAAATAAACTATCTGCTTCATCCAGCTCATCACGAATCTTAAAGTCCTCATCATTAGTTATGGATGAAAACTTGTATTGTTTTCTGATATCTGATTTTGAAGCTTCTTTCTTTACTTCTACTCTTGGATCTTCCTTCTTGGCTTCTACTTTTGGTTCTTCTTTCTTAGCTTCTACTTTTGGTTCTTCTTTCTTTGGTTCTACTTTTGGTTCTTCTTTTTTGGCTTCTACTTTTGGTTCTTCTTTCTTAGCTTCTACTTTTGGTTCTTCTTTCTTAGCTTCTACTTTTGGTTCTTCTTTCTTTGGTTCTACTTTTGGTTCTTCTTTCTTAGCTTCTACTTTTGGTTCTTCTTTTTTGGCTTCTACTTTTGGTTCTTCTTTCTTAGCTTCTACTTTTGGTTCTTCTTTCTTAGCTTCTACTTTTGGTTCTTCTTTCTTGGCTTCTACTTTTGGTTCTTCTTTCTTGGCTTCTACTTTTGGTTCTTCTTTCTTGGCTTCTACTTTTGGTTCTTCTTTCTTAGCTTCTACTTTTGGTTCTTCTTTCTTGGCTTCTACTTTTGGTTCTTCTTTCTTAGCTTCTACTTTTGGTTCTTCTTTCTTAGCTTCTACTTTTGGTTCTTCTTTCTTGGCTTCTACTTTTGGTTCTTCTTTCTTAGCTTCTACTTTTGGTTCTTCTTTCTTAGCTTCTACTTTTGGTTCTTCTTTCTTAGCTTCTACTTTTGGTTTTTCTTTCTTAGCTTCTACTTTTGGTTCTTCTTTCTTAGCTTCTACTTTTGGTTCTTCTTTTTTGGCTTCTACTTTTGGTTCTTCTTTCTTAGCTTCTACTTTTGGTTCTTCTTTCTTAGCTTCTACTTTTGGTTCTTCTTTCTTAGCTTCTACTTTTGGTTCTACTTTCTTAGCTTCTACTTTTGGTTCTTCTTTCTTAGCTTCTACTTTTGGTTCTTCTTTCTTAGCTTCTACTTTTGGTTCTTCTTTCTTAGCTTCTACTTTTGGTTCTTCTTTTTTGGCTTCTACTTTTGGTTCTTCTTTCTTAGCTTCTACTTTTGGTTCTTCTTTCTTAGCTTCTACTTTTGGTTCTTCTTTCTTAGCTTCTACTTTTGGTTCTTCTTTCTTAGCTTCTACTTTTGGTTCTACTTTCTTAGCTTCTACTTTTGGTTCTTCTTTCTTAGCTTCTACTTTTGGTTCTTCTTTCTTAGCTTCTACTTTTGGTTCTTCTTTCTTAGCTTCTACTTTTGGTTCTTCTTTCTTAGCTTCTACTTTTGGTTCTTCTTTCTTAGCTTCTACTTTTGGTTCTTCTTTCTTGGCTTCTACTTTTGGTTCTTCTTTCTTGGcttctacttttgtttcttctttcttAGCTTCTACTTTTGGTTCTTCTTTCTTGGCTTCTACTTTTGGTTCTTCTTTCTTAGCTTCTACTTTTGGTTCTTCTTTCTTGGCTTCTACTTTTGGTTCTACTTTCTTAGCTTCTACTTTTGGTTCTTCTTTCTTGGCTTCTACTTTTGgttcttctttctttacttctttatttatttcagttgtTGGTGTGTCTTTAGCATTAGGTTCTTCTTTTTTAGCTTCTACATTTGTTTTGCCACTGTTCAAATCTTTGAGTTCTAAATTCTCAAAATCTGTCATTTCAAGTTCATCATCACTACCATTTTCTTCATCAATTTGGTTATTCCTAGAAAAAGTTTCTAAAGGACTGACATCAGAATCTTTATTCCTAATATCTCTTGAAACTATTTCTGAATGAAGAATCTTATCTGAAACACATAGACAAAACTTTGCagttaaaattataaatgagatttaaaaataactaaattaaatatttgatttttttttgggggggagggggggggtttgcacaccagcacaatttaggccatgtcatgcccatcaaaattaaatatagcATACACTACCACAGGACTGTAAGCCAAGAATTCTAGCCAGTCCAACATGTCAGTATGACAACTTTATCAGAATTGTAATGAATCTCACTATTCAGGCTCTCTGCTACTGCACCACACAACACTACCAACTCAAGAAATTTGACAATTCAGGTCTCCAGAATAGCTTAAAACTTTGATGTCCAAAAAATCACAgaaaatactgtacaattggcaatacGTAACTCTTTCGTGTATATCTGAACTGCTGTATCTACTCTGTACTGTTGTAGAAAGAGATATACTGCTTTTGCTGTACCTTGATGAAATCTGTCGTTACAAACTGAATTGTAGActgggaagttgtgactgacttgAGTACTATTCATTTTAGATGTTTCTTGAAACTTTGCCAGTCATTGCAGTTGACCATCTCTGCTCGTCAACTGTTCATCtagcctggggcgatttgcgtcggctgactacacacacactactacctccatctgtgtcaccaccagatTTATAGCAGTATTAACAAACTAACCTCTCACTCCATCTCCAGTCAAATGatcgttaactctttctctctgtaattatttttctccttccgatagtattattcattttgctcatttgtattttacTATCCTGTTATCATTAGCTTCAATAGCTCTTTTGTttattatcagaaaatgttatatttggtattgaattataggagaatgcatgctctttttagaCAATGCAaatcaaagtttataaatccaaaaaccaATTAAGTTTAATGGGACTCAAATCAATGTTGGCATTGtccattaggagagaaagagttaatgctaaAATTGTTCATTGTTTTCATTCAGTTCTTGTGTACCTGTCATACAACCATAATCAATTGCTCATATTCCATTTTTGTGTACTTTTCATTCTCCTGACTGAAATTTAGTCATTTGTGTCAAATATTTACAATGTGACAATATTAAGcagacacacattttttttttttcaattgaaatGTAtccaaattttttgttttattttctcttttaaatacatctagatcaggggtgggcaaattacgggacgcgggccacatgcggcccgccggagtgttttatgcggcccgccgacacctacagaaatcaggtgtgcccacagtacatacatattaaaatgcaaatatattaaaaataatatctatataaattattgaaactgtttcattataaaaagtgttaagtaaactaagattaagctaattggctatacatcaatacactcagtcaaagacacaatctcatgctagtatttattaaatgctatgaataaatgtgttaaatattgaatatgcttgaaacaagatggcaagtgtaacaactgatggagttcgtgctttaaatataaaaatagttgttgttttattattattttgtatatatcccaaccataaactttaaacagcaaagtttgcacaaagctgcatataatTGCAAATTTCTATTTGGGAAAATTTACATAGTAATAGTACTGGTTTCCAGATCTGGCAGTTCTCCAAATAGGTTTTGTTATATGGAAGGGTTTCGGGGTCTGAGTGTTGTTCGGGTCCCTTGTTTTAGTATGCAcaattgaaggacatggtcatcaTAATCTGGTGATGTTTAACAATGACAGGCTtagctcgtcccgacatttaactttcggaacatatattgtctcattcagtgaataaacattttcaaaaacctaaacaGGTATAATCACTGCTCGAAGTTGACTGACTgttatttgacagcagtcacaagggcaacaactagtaagctagttccacagttctggaacattatgcacgagtgtaaaaagtaaaatactgcacaataTGTACAACTGCATATTTGCGAGGATATTTTGTggatattgtttttataaaaagacaacttcaattttttttaaatcgtatatgcggcccgccattcccaatttttttaaaatgcggccctcgatgcaaaaaggttgcccacccctgatctagatggTCTAAAACTCATTTTTCCAATGCTTTATTGCATATAGTTtataacaagaaacaaaaaataacctTTTTAGTCACCTCGGGACTGACTCACATGGTAACAGACATAAGTATTAAGTTTGAGTATTAGGACCAGGAGTATTAGATGAGGACTTtacaagaacaaaaaagaaacaaatttttaTAACTCATTGACCCGACATTATGCCAAAGGAGATAGCAAACAGAGTAGGGGCTTTTTTCACGCCAGACTTGTCACCATTGTGTCTAATCTGGCCTTTTTGTCCCACATACAGCTGattgagaatggataggaaaATAGGTGGCCATCGAAGCCTGGTCAAACTCTTCCATCATGACTGACAGTGTTGAAAGCCTTAGTGTGATCCAGAAAGACAGCATATAGGTTTAAggcatttttcttttaattgtcaCAAAACAAATAGTATGACAGATGTAACTCTACCAGCTCTAAAACCACATTGgctctgttagacaccttatttatagtttagttatttagcgacgcaccatagaagacgcatattgaacgggactagtgacgtttgggatatgttgggttagagaccggaaaatcagttagcgatataatattccagggtaacgacgtgtttagtgacagagacttctactgtggccttttattagaataaatctatgtgaagttgttcatcagtgttgactacatctcttcactagttaaaacagatgtttattgtttatctggcttgttgttcaactacacggaatacacccgaacaattacacccaaacgcttgcagagtaattgcgttgaaattcaacagtcatccatagttgacctcaagacagtctgaacaagcaacatcacagtggcgaccccgacgcCCGAAgcccgaacatcgaaccggacctcgaagctgaacgtttactcaggtgagggtcgtgcactcgaagatataaagTTTCATCGGAGTAgggctgaacacagcatcatcgcagagtgactttgttctagatctacatgcagtcgtcgcctgtttgatcgtacgttcaacgagccgttaactcagggtgaccttcgtcaggaccgtaatcatcgcaacgtctggtctactcaaccagtatattatcaaagcttgatcttcatatgctgaatcgacctacaaccataGGAACCGTTCAtccataacgggtgagagatcgttagtgaacctgttggacatattttttcttcgcttGAGAAAAcagtcataggagccacatcgagtatcaagttttacctcgtcagttttgagaaggacagtttgcccgctgtcagaagtattgtgagtactacaagtttggtagctaactaaatcgctctgtcgtcttacccttggagagattcttgtggagcagtttgctcattgaaccggttgcttgccacttttataacggtcactgtgtttaacctttggaaggttagtgaaatCATATTTATCGTTGctgaacattgatatatttagtaTACGTTATgctagaccatatctagacttgttgatattgaagttgtggaaacagctacatccacttaatttcgttgaaaaccgttaatcgtataacggaacgccgtcggaggtgaccttggtctcacctagtctacattggacatttTGATCTAGTGAAGCAacgtacaacagcaaacttcgtcatactaccagagtagcagcagaagcagtgaactattttagagaaccgttattcgtcagcccagatcaagtcatcgtcaagaaagtcgttaatcgtcagcccagatcaagtcagcGTCAAAGTCGTTaatcgtcagcccagatcaagtcatcgtcaagaaattcattattcgtcagtcgtccagataaagttgccgtcaagagactgttatttgtcagtagtcgtctacacaaatCAAGTCGTCGCCAggagaaccgttaacctattcgtcagtaactgtgtacacaaagtcgtcggaactacacatacggtcatcaacagtcgttgaagaaactgaaacattttgctgtggcatatcaagacatctgtggcattacgtgggatactcgACACGGATTGTAtccactggtagcaccggagaacagagtcagaactggaagagaggcagtggaatttgttgtgatctagcatattcgggaatccgaacaaaggggatctttcttatcaaaagctaagtgccatttttcttattagtatatgtttagattgcccttagaaatagattttgtctaaatttggtacgttagcctgaaaTTCAGGTGGTGGTGAAGCCTTAAAACCCATCGGGGTAggagacgtaatttagatgaaaagctatattatacgtttaggattgtgattgttttgtttgtgtaaacgtcatatccgttgtggcttggttacttcgtgacgttatcaatgtgtgccatattgtcatatcccaacccatagcgatagtctcatttaattatttcatttgtgtatattattttaaattatttatttttattaatttaattagatctgtatttttttcacttaatgatagaaagtacaGGTAAgattcttttattgtgaatcagactaaaatacattttagtttgagcggttaaaatcaaatatgattttgccatgagaataatgccgaaactggcatCGTAGTCAAACAttgtcgtctggctaaattgaGATCCACAAATTTTTGTACATCTCGTTGGTACATTAAAGCATCTAGACTCTAACttggaatattattattaattgaaagatgaatgaaggtagtacattctagatatatatatcttgttaaagatatatttgacattgtataaacatatttatttcatatggttaaatagaaccataatttcTGGATTGGATCTAAGAAATCTATCTTatctactctagactctagacagtcttagaGTCTACTCTAGACACCTCAGtcacatcaaattttaaaattgatcatagttattcatactaatagtcatagtgctcttgataactgtagatctaaatggtattattatatatactataatatactagatttaaatttgtgtgatactagatctaatatacagatttgaatataactcagactagatttacacatttactgaatctatagagacataacacttaaaacttgtataaaagtttgtaaaaacttaaatataaaataagtttaaagtatagccataactaatataggctaagtaaaaatatataaatttgggtgaaaataaaatacaatggctacatcatcatatgtggaccttaagaaggttaaggaaacagctatgcaggatggaaaggccatggagttaaaaggaaaagacttagcagcttatgtacagcaagttgtgagggaagaaatggaacgtcaagataaaataagaagggaaaaagaagagatagaaagacaagaagaacgtcaaagacaagagatagagagacagaaagaagagatagagagacaagaaaggatcagaaaggaagaatatgagaagcaaaaagaggaccaagaaaggcaagacaaagagagagaaaaaactagagagcatgaagctaaaatggagaagatgagattggatgcagcacaagccagagctcaaACTGAACAGACAActcaaagaaataacacaaataactaaaataattctaccacacaaagagacaaccctaattcgcaaacatggctaaagagaaagatacaaagttttgatgaacagaaggatgacattggtgattttctgaaaagatataaggcaaaaatgtctacatttaatatgccagaagaagaatggtcggaaatactgatagacttcgttcatggtcaagctctaacaatatgccaaaatcatgaccatcatattgatgatagctatcaggttttgaaaagagagttattgaatgcctatggtcataatgctacaactttcagaaagaaatactttgacaatataccatcattaggaatagaa includes the following:
- the LOC106067756 gene encoding aspartyl/asparaginyl beta-hydroxylase-like, yielding MTSKSSKKPKPGTKDKVAFQLKTKHAGKEKIKQNGTDKKKLKEESHTKKSESKASSQPKPSGAPQQKSKTTPAQNSTSVSSWLTTSLCLFVVVVGIAIAAYHFREEIDKILHSEIVSRDIRNKDSDVSPLETFSRNNQIDEENGSDDELEMTDFENLELKDLNSGKTNVEAKKEEPNAKDTPTTEINKEVKKEEPKVEAKKEEPKVEAKKVEPKVEAKKEEPKVEAKKEEPKVEAKKEEPKVEAKKEETKVEAKKEEPKVEAKKEEPKVEAKKEEPKVEAKKEEPKVEAKKEEPKVEAKKEEPKVEAKKEEPKVEAKKVEPKVEAKKEEPKVEAKKEEPKVEAKKEEPKVEAKKEEPKVEAKKEEPKVEAKKEEPKVEAKKEEPKVEAKKEEPKVEAKKVEPKVEAKKEEPKVEAKKEEPKVEAKKEEPKVEAKKEEPKVEAKKEEPKVEAKKEKPKVEAKKEEPKVEAKKEEPKVEAKKEEPKVEAKKEEPKVEAKKEEPKVEAKKEEPKVEAKKEEPKVEAKKEEPKVEAKKEEPKVEAKKEEPKVEAKKEEPKVEAKKEEPKVEAKKEEPKVEAKKEEPKVEAKKEEPKVEPKKEEPKVEAKKEEPKVEAKKEEPKVEAKKEEPKVEPKKEEPKVEAKKEEPKVEAKKEDPRVEVKKEASKSDIRKQYKFSSITNDEDFKIRDELDEADSLFNEDKYEESIRKYDLIIRAHITSPRAYYGKGLTLDKLGFKHMSNEFLERAIDFLARVLDLENVPDELYKMAGRKLADRQQFRGWGGDAIKTFKKLSERFPDDLSLKNEYGVSYMMVGQNDKARAVFQEVLAKHPNSGFAKVHLGFILKAKDNKLEEAVQLLSEGIESQEPGTIDGRFFLHLGDSLIRLGREAEARKYFEEGEKKGLFLSAWQRSLYNVKGLTGRPWWTAEQTGYQKYLNLLKENWKTIRDEGLAQLDPATGSFLPEEENLRETGDWKQFTLYQQGRKNAKNCEKAPKTCALIDQIPDAKGCKRGQVKFSVMSPGIHVWPHVGPTNCRIRAHLGLVVPEGPTIRIVNDTRSWKEGQFIIFDDSFEHEVWHKGNATRLVLIVDFWHPELTEAQKRGLSAI